From the bacterium genome, one window contains:
- a CDS encoding LamG domain-containing protein gives FYRAEKTPSCVFCISDGAKYDVIQPQTPEIKKWTHLAATFDGEIMKLYRNGTLEKSRAARCKANVKNVPIWIGRSQGIGSKPYFNGLISDVRYYNRAISTAEIKDHYESGIECKGPYNF, from the coding sequence ATTCTACAGGGCCGAGAAGACGCCATCTTGTGTTTTCTGCATCTCAGACGGAGCAAAATATGATGTAATCCAGCCCCAGACTCCTGAGATCAAGAAATGGACTCATCTCGCTGCCACGTTTGACGGGGAAATTATGAAACTCTACCGAAATGGGACCCTTGAGAAAAGCCGTGCAGCCAGATGCAAAGCGAATGTTAAAAACGTTCCCATATGGATCGGCCGATCGCAGGGAATTGGTAGCAAGCCCTATTTTAACGGCCTGATCAGTGATGTTCGCTACTACAACCGTGCTATTTCAACTGCCGAGATTAAAGACCATTACGAATCCGGCATAGAGTGTAAAGGTCCATACAACTTCTGA